In Paraburkholderia bryophila, a single genomic region encodes these proteins:
- the acs gene encoding acetate--CoA ligase → MSAIESVLQERRVFPPSAEAAAGAAISGMDAYRALAAEAERDYEGFWGRLARETLSWNTPFTKVLDESNAPFYTWFEDGRLNASYNSLDRHVEAGNGGRVAIVFEADDGTVTNVTYQDLLQRVSRFANALKKRGVKTGDRVVIYMPMSIEGIVAMQACARIGATHSVVFGGFSSKSLNERLVDVGAVALVTSDEQMRGGKALPLKNIADEALAMGGCEAVKSVIVYQRTGGKVAWHEGRDLWMHELAQAESDQCPPEWVGAEHPLFILYTSGSTGKPKGVQHSTGGYLLWAAQTLKWTFDWKPTDVFWCTADIGWITGHSYITYGPLTLGGTQVVFEGVPTYPNAGRFWDMIAKHKVTLFYTAPTAIRSLIKSAEADQKVHPKSYDLSSLRIIGTVGEPINPEAWVWYHENVGGGRCPIVDTWWQTETGGHMITPLPGATPLVPGSCTLPLPGIMAAVVDETGQDVPNGQGGILVVKRPWPSMLRNVWGDPERYKKSYFPDELGGTLYLAGDGAVRDKDTGYFTIMGRIDDVLNVSGHRLGTMEIESALVSNPLVAEAAVVGRPDATTGEAVCAFVVLKRARPEGEEAVKLANELRAWVAKEIGPIAKPKDIRFGENLPKTRSGKIMRRLLRSLAKGEEITQDVSTLENPAILDQLGESL, encoded by the coding sequence ATGTCTGCGATTGAATCGGTTCTTCAGGAACGCCGCGTTTTCCCGCCCTCCGCTGAAGCAGCGGCCGGCGCCGCGATCTCCGGCATGGATGCGTACCGGGCGCTCGCCGCCGAAGCGGAACGCGATTACGAAGGTTTCTGGGGGCGCCTCGCCCGCGAAACGCTTAGCTGGAATACGCCCTTCACCAAGGTGCTCGACGAATCGAACGCGCCGTTCTACACGTGGTTCGAAGACGGCCGGCTGAACGCGTCGTACAACAGCCTCGACCGTCATGTCGAAGCGGGTAACGGCGGGCGTGTGGCGATCGTTTTCGAGGCCGACGACGGCACCGTCACCAATGTGACGTATCAGGATCTGCTGCAACGCGTGTCGCGCTTCGCGAATGCGTTGAAGAAACGCGGCGTGAAGACGGGCGACCGCGTGGTGATCTATATGCCCATGTCGATCGAAGGCATCGTCGCGATGCAGGCTTGCGCGCGGATCGGCGCCACGCATTCGGTGGTGTTCGGCGGCTTCTCGTCGAAGTCGCTCAACGAGCGCCTCGTGGACGTGGGCGCGGTCGCGCTCGTCACGTCCGACGAACAGATGCGCGGCGGCAAAGCACTGCCGCTGAAGAATATCGCCGACGAAGCACTCGCTATGGGCGGCTGCGAAGCGGTGAAGAGCGTGATCGTCTATCAGCGCACCGGCGGCAAGGTCGCGTGGCACGAAGGCCGCGATCTGTGGATGCATGAACTCGCGCAAGCCGAATCGGATCAATGCCCGCCCGAGTGGGTCGGCGCCGAGCATCCGCTGTTCATTCTCTATACGTCCGGTTCGACCGGCAAGCCGAAGGGCGTGCAGCACAGCACCGGCGGTTATCTGCTGTGGGCCGCGCAAACCCTGAAGTGGACCTTCGACTGGAAGCCCACCGACGTGTTCTGGTGTACCGCCGACATCGGCTGGATCACCGGCCATAGCTACATTACGTATGGTCCGTTGACGCTCGGCGGCACCCAGGTCGTGTTCGAAGGCGTGCCCACCTATCCGAACGCCGGCCGCTTCTGGGACATGATCGCGAAGCACAAGGTGACGCTGTTCTACACCGCGCCCACGGCGATCCGCTCGCTGATCAAGTCCGCCGAGGCGGATCAGAAGGTGCATCCGAAGAGCTACGATCTGTCGTCGCTGCGCATTATCGGCACGGTCGGCGAGCCGATCAATCCGGAAGCGTGGGTGTGGTATCACGAGAACGTCGGCGGCGGCCGTTGCCCGATCGTCGACACGTGGTGGCAAACCGAAACCGGCGGCCACATGATCACGCCGCTGCCGGGCGCCACGCCGCTGGTGCCGGGTTCGTGCACGCTGCCGTTGCCGGGCATCATGGCCGCGGTCGTCGACGAAACCGGTCAGGACGTGCCGAACGGGCAGGGCGGCATTCTGGTGGTGAAGCGTCCGTGGCCTTCCATGTTGCGTAACGTGTGGGGCGATCCGGAGCGCTATAAGAAAAGCTACTTCCCCGATGAACTCGGCGGCACGCTGTATCTCGCCGGCGACGGCGCGGTGCGCGACAAGGACACCGGTTACTTCACGATCATGGGCCGTATCGACGACGTGCTGAACGTGTCGGGTCACCGTCTTGGCACGATGGAAATCGAGTCGGCGCTGGTGTCGAATCCGCTCGTGGCCGAAGCTGCGGTTGTGGGGCGGCCCGATGCGACGACCGGTGAGGCCGTGTGCGCATTCGTCGTGCTCAAGCGCGCACGTCCGGAAGGCGAAGAGGCGGTGAAGCTCGCCAACGAATTGCGCGCGTGGGTCGCCAAGGAGATCGGTCCGATCGCGAAACCGAAGGACATCCGCTTCGGCGAGAACCTGCCGAAGACGCGTTCGGGCAAGATCATGCGTCGCCTGCTGCGCTCGCTCGCGAAGGGCGAGGAAATCACCCAGGACGTGTCGACGCTGGAGAACCCGGCGATTCTCGATCAGCTCGGCGAGTCGCTGTAA
- a CDS encoding ABC transporter substrate-binding protein — MRFRHFLSLVAIVVPLSLTAAAPAHADDVGTLTPGKLIAGVDANNKPYSYIDNGTMTGFDVELLRAIAAKLGLSADFRAQDFSGLLPSVANQQIDLAAGSISITKDRLKMVDFSEGYLTGLLSVATLPDSPISSDPASVKGKRIGVVQGTIEDTYSDSYLPGALIVRFPNLNAGFLSLRSKYIDGYFVDKTLVAGLQSKYPQLSIADKLDISAVNLPAGFPVHKGNAKLEAALNRTLDQLVADGTWLKLYEKFHPGYPKPTSLPPYAMKTGS; from the coding sequence ATGCGGTTTCGCCACTTTCTCAGCCTCGTTGCGATAGTCGTTCCTCTCTCGCTGACAGCCGCCGCCCCGGCGCATGCCGACGACGTCGGCACCTTGACGCCCGGCAAGCTGATCGCCGGCGTGGATGCGAACAACAAGCCGTATTCGTACATCGACAACGGCACGATGACCGGCTTCGACGTCGAACTGCTTCGCGCGATTGCCGCCAAACTCGGCCTGAGCGCCGACTTCCGTGCGCAAGACTTTAGCGGCCTGTTGCCGAGCGTGGCGAATCAGCAGATCGATCTGGCCGCCGGGTCGATCTCCATCACCAAGGATCGTCTGAAGATGGTCGACTTCTCCGAGGGCTACCTGACCGGCCTGCTCAGCGTGGCGACCTTGCCGGACAGCCCGATTTCGAGCGATCCGGCTTCGGTGAAAGGCAAGCGGATCGGCGTCGTGCAAGGCACCATCGAAGACACGTATTCGGACAGCTACCTGCCCGGCGCGCTGATCGTACGCTTTCCGAATCTGAACGCGGGTTTCCTGTCGTTGCGCTCGAAGTACATTGACGGCTACTTCGTCGACAAGACGCTCGTGGCCGGTCTTCAGAGCAAGTATCCGCAACTGAGTATTGCCGACAAACTCGATATCTCCGCGGTGAATCTGCCCGCCGGTTTTCCGGTGCACAAAGGCAATGCCAAACTCGAGGCCGCGTTGAACAGGACGCTCGACCAACTGGTCGCCGACGGCACGTGGCTCAAGCTCTACGAGAAATTCCACCCGGGCTATCCGAAGCCGACCAGCCTGCCGCCCTACGCCATGAAGACCGGCAGTTGA
- a CDS encoding DUF1521 domain-containing protein — MQATLQNPSSFFPNLTQLTAQFGGASSSLSRTPAVNNGRNAPSPMSNMASGFSKSTFSVFGQNTANGQSSTFFAQGITINRGSAANAMQASWGRNTSQAGYGDYSRGGNGTSQGRNCGCNDRSRTDQTQWSNTPVANNKTSIDLGDYKLDFSKTNSSMLLTNKKTGDATNIYGDPHIEQHANGANKTSAMFNGPMTFMLPDNTKVSVGTQAAKNNPSVSYADQVTITRGNQAYQVSGLSQQDSAALSVQKSNNGRALDAATPDGYTIVAARNGSGFIDPTTGKQPTADDFKKAA; from the coding sequence ATGCAAGCAACGTTGCAAAATCCGTCTTCTTTCTTCCCAAACCTGACTCAACTGACCGCGCAGTTCGGCGGTGCGTCGTCGTCACTCTCGCGAACCCCGGCAGTCAATAACGGCCGCAACGCGCCCTCGCCGATGTCGAACATGGCGAGCGGCTTTTCGAAGAGCACGTTCTCGGTCTTCGGTCAGAACACGGCGAATGGTCAGAGCAGCACGTTCTTCGCGCAAGGCATCACGATCAATCGCGGTTCGGCCGCCAACGCCATGCAGGCAAGCTGGGGCCGCAATACCAGTCAGGCTGGCTACGGCGACTACTCGCGTGGCGGCAACGGCACGTCGCAAGGCCGGAACTGCGGCTGCAACGATCGGAGCCGGACCGATCAGACGCAATGGAGCAATACGCCGGTCGCCAACAACAAGACCAGTATCGATCTGGGCGACTACAAGCTCGACTTCAGCAAAACCAATTCGTCGATGCTTCTGACGAACAAGAAGACCGGCGACGCGACGAACATCTACGGTGACCCGCATATCGAACAGCATGCCAACGGCGCCAACAAGACGTCGGCGATGTTCAACGGCCCGATGACGTTCATGCTGCCGGACAACACCAAAGTCAGCGTGGGCACCCAGGCGGCCAAGAACAACCCGTCGGTCTCGTACGCGGATCAGGTCACGATCACCAGGGGCAATCAGGCGTATCAGGTCTCAGGTCTGAGCCAGCAGGACTCGGCTGCCCTCAGCGTGCAGAAGAGCAACAACGGCCGCGCGCTCGACGCCGCCACGCCGGACGGCTACACCATCGTGGCCGCCCGCAACGGCAGCGGCTTCATCGACCCGACCACGGGCAAGCAACCGACCGCGGACGACTTCAAGAAAGCCGCCTAA
- a CDS encoding DUF4212 domain-containing protein translates to MAAPHHSSHATLNPPPEPPAVSAAMARAHRKYWRFNVALIATLMTLGFLVSFGLPLMAPALEQVRMGGFRLPFYFGAQGAILVYMALIVVYIVLMQRADRRLLRAFEADAGVDGDAVSGGDSSADSSSESSAESSASLPRGR, encoded by the coding sequence ATGGCCGCGCCACACCACTCCTCTCACGCTACGCTGAATCCCCCGCCCGAACCGCCCGCGGTGTCGGCGGCGATGGCGCGCGCGCATCGCAAGTACTGGCGCTTCAACGTCGCGCTGATCGCTACGTTGATGACGTTGGGCTTTCTCGTGTCGTTCGGCTTGCCGTTGATGGCGCCGGCGTTGGAGCAGGTACGGATGGGGGGATTCAGGCTGCCGTTCTACTTCGGCGCGCAGGGCGCGATTCTGGTCTACATGGCGTTGATCGTCGTGTATATCGTGTTGATGCAGCGCGCCGACCGTCGCTTGCTGCGCGCGTTCGAGGCGGATGCTGGCGTGGATGGGGATGCTGTTTCCGGCGGTGATTCCAGCGCGGATTCCAGCTCTGAGTCTAGCGCGGAATCCAGCGCCTCCTTGCCGCGCGGACGTTGA
- a CDS encoding SDR family NAD(P)-dependent oxidoreductase, with amino-acid sequence MQKVVMISGASRGIGLAIARELARRGYRLSLGVRDPALLANEFDAFVCPYEARDPEAGRRWVAATVEAFGRIDVLISNAGICKSISLEDGTDEMLEETLDINVKAPFRLIQAALPHLRRAGDARVVQIASLSGKRVKNLNAGYQMSKHAVIALNHAVRRAGWDDGIRATAICPGFVNTEMAAGIADLPPDAMTQPEDLARIVANTIELPNSASVAEILVNCRHEDLF; translated from the coding sequence ATGCAAAAGGTGGTGATGATTTCCGGCGCGAGTCGCGGCATCGGCCTCGCGATCGCGAGAGAACTGGCGCGGCGCGGCTATCGTTTGTCGTTGGGCGTACGCGATCCCGCATTGCTCGCGAATGAGTTCGATGCGTTCGTCTGCCCTTACGAAGCGCGTGACCCGGAGGCGGGTCGCCGCTGGGTGGCCGCGACCGTCGAGGCGTTCGGCCGCATCGATGTGTTGATCAGCAATGCGGGCATCTGCAAATCCATCAGTCTCGAAGACGGCACCGACGAGATGCTCGAAGAAACGCTCGATATCAACGTGAAGGCCCCCTTCCGTCTGATTCAGGCGGCGTTGCCCCATTTGCGCCGCGCCGGCGATGCTCGCGTGGTGCAGATCGCGTCATTGTCGGGCAAGCGCGTGAAGAACCTCAACGCCGGCTATCAGATGTCAAAGCATGCGGTGATCGCGCTCAATCATGCGGTCAGACGCGCGGGCTGGGACGACGGCATTCGTGCGACCGCGATCTGCCCAGGTTTCGTCAACACGGAGATGGCCGCGGGGATCGCCGACCTGCCGCCCGACGCCATGACGCAACCGGAAGACCTGGCACGCATCGTCGCCAATACGATCGAACTGCCGAACTCGGCGAGCGTCGCGGAGATCCTCGTCAATTGCCGGCATGAGGATCTGTTCTAG
- a CDS encoding sodium:solute symporter family protein, producing the protein MKLTNRLIRSYAFYTLGFLLFIYVMWRIERTTGPGVWIGYVFLFVPIAVYAVIGLLSRTSDLVEYYVAGRRVPSAFNGMATAADWLSAASFIGLAGSIYATGYDGLAYLMGWTGGYCLVAFLLAPYVRKLARYTIPDFLGTRFSSNAVRGLAALAAILCSFVYLVAQIQGVGLIATRFIGVDFAVGIFCGLAGILVCSFLGGMRAVTWTQVAQYIILIAAILIPVSMIAHKDGLGWLPQFNYGRLMARVEGLEKQVRDAPLEQTVRDDYRRQAARIQVRLDTLPQSFIDEKLRLTQEVADLRRHNGPLREIKEREKALDQFPRDAAAAQIVWSQRRAEMLMRAAAPVPMHEPFPAASDEERRIHERNFLSLLLCLSLGTASLPHILTRYNTTTSVASARRSVGWTLFFVALFYLTVPVLAVLIKYEILTNLVGHHFADLPQWFTQWNRVEPRLISLNDTNLDGIVRWSEIQMQPDMVVLAAPEIAGLPYVMSGLIAAGALAAALSTADGLLLTIANALSHDVYYHMVDPTASSQRRVTVSKILLLGVALFASYVASLNTGNILFLVGAAFSLAASSLFPVLVLGVFWKRTTRLGAVAGMLAGLLVCIYYIVSTYPFFTQMTGFAGARWFGIEPISSGVFGVPAGFLVAIGVSLVDRKPDAYTLALVDYIRHP; encoded by the coding sequence ATGAAGCTCACGAATCGCCTGATCCGTTCATACGCGTTCTATACGCTCGGCTTCCTTCTGTTCATCTACGTGATGTGGCGCATTGAACGCACCACCGGCCCCGGCGTGTGGATCGGCTATGTGTTCCTGTTCGTGCCGATCGCGGTGTATGCGGTGATCGGCTTGTTGTCACGCACCTCCGATCTGGTCGAATACTACGTGGCGGGGCGGCGTGTGCCGTCCGCGTTCAACGGCATGGCGACGGCCGCCGACTGGTTGTCGGCGGCGTCGTTCATCGGCCTCGCGGGGTCGATCTATGCGACCGGCTACGACGGGCTCGCGTATCTGATGGGTTGGACCGGCGGCTATTGCCTCGTCGCGTTTCTGCTCGCGCCGTACGTGCGCAAACTGGCGCGCTACACGATTCCCGATTTTCTCGGCACGCGTTTTTCGAGCAACGCAGTGCGCGGGCTCGCGGCGTTGGCGGCGATTCTCTGTTCGTTCGTTTATCTGGTCGCGCAGATTCAGGGCGTCGGTCTGATCGCGACGCGCTTTATCGGCGTCGATTTTGCGGTGGGCATTTTCTGCGGGCTCGCGGGCATTCTGGTGTGCTCGTTTCTGGGCGGCATGCGCGCCGTCACGTGGACCCAGGTCGCGCAGTACATCATTCTGATCGCGGCGATCCTGATACCGGTGTCGATGATCGCGCACAAGGACGGACTCGGCTGGTTGCCGCAATTCAACTATGGGCGGTTGATGGCGCGCGTGGAAGGTCTCGAGAAACAGGTGCGCGACGCGCCGCTCGAACAGACCGTACGCGACGACTATCGACGCCAGGCCGCCCGTATTCAGGTGCGGCTCGATACGCTGCCGCAATCGTTCATCGACGAGAAGTTGCGCCTCACGCAGGAGGTGGCCGATTTGCGCCGCCACAACGGTCCGTTGCGCGAGATCAAGGAACGCGAGAAAGCGCTCGACCAGTTTCCCCGCGATGCCGCCGCCGCGCAGATCGTCTGGAGCCAGCGCCGCGCTGAAATGCTGATGCGGGCCGCCGCGCCGGTGCCGATGCATGAGCCGTTTCCTGCGGCCAGCGATGAGGAACGGCGCATTCATGAGCGCAATTTTTTGTCGCTGCTGCTGTGTCTTTCGCTGGGGACGGCGAGCTTGCCGCATATTCTGACGCGCTATAACACGACGACGTCGGTCGCGTCCGCGCGCCGCTCGGTCGGCTGGACGCTGTTTTTCGTGGCGCTGTTTTATCTGACGGTGCCGGTGCTGGCCGTGCTGATCAAGTACGAGATCTTGACCAACCTGGTCGGTCATCACTTTGCCGATCTACCGCAATGGTTCACGCAATGGAACCGGGTGGAACCGCGTCTGATCAGTCTGAACGATACGAACCTCGACGGCATCGTGCGATGGAGCGAGATTCAGATGCAGCCGGACATGGTCGTGCTCGCCGCGCCCGAGATAGCCGGGCTGCCGTATGTGATGTCGGGGTTGATTGCGGCGGGTGCGTTGGCTGCGGCGTTGTCGACCGCCGATGGTTTGCTGCTCACGATTGCGAACGCGTTGTCGCACGACGTGTATTACCACATGGTCGATCCGACGGCGTCGAGCCAGCGGCGCGTGACGGTCTCGAAGATTCTGCTGCTGGGGGTGGCGCTGTTCGCGTCGTATGTGGCGTCGTTGAATACGGGGAATATTCTGTTTCTGGTGGGGGCGGCGTTTTCACTGGCGGCGTCGAGTCTGTTTCCGGTGCTGGTGTTGGGGGTGTTCTGGAAGCGCACCACGCGACTCGGCGCGGTGGCGGGGATGCTGGCGGGGCTGCTGGTATGCATCTATTACATCGTCTCGACGTATCCGTTCTTCACGCAGATGACGGGCTTCGCCGGCGCGAGGTGGTTCGGGATCGAGCCGATCAGTTCGGGTGTGTTCGGCGTGCCGGCGGGGTTTCTGGTGGCGATCGGCGTGAGTCTCGTGGACCGGAAACCGGATGCTTATACGCTGGCGCTGGTGGACTACATCCGGCATCCTTAG
- a CDS encoding amino acid ABC transporter permease, protein MNAFLQNFLDWPLLIGSLPALLCTGLVNTLVLSLFSTLVGIVVGMVLALMAVSHTRWLMLPAQVFIDVFRGLPAALVILLVGQGLAPVGLSIFGPNPFPLAIVALGLISSAYIAEIFRSGIQSVGRGQLSACQALGMTYWSSMRHVIVPQGIRRILPALANQFISIVKDSSLVYFLGLLTSQRDLFTIGQNTSVNAANLSPLVAAGAVYLLITVPLTHAINHIDRWTNRFANPRQGSATRKQRKAQASAAESANARTNASIAEQHQ, encoded by the coding sequence ATGAATGCATTCCTGCAGAATTTTCTCGACTGGCCCTTGCTGATCGGCTCGCTGCCGGCGCTGCTGTGCACCGGCCTCGTCAATACGCTGGTGCTGTCGCTGTTCTCGACCCTGGTCGGTATTGTCGTGGGCATGGTGCTCGCGTTGATGGCGGTATCGCATACGCGTTGGTTGATGCTGCCGGCTCAGGTATTCATCGACGTGTTTCGCGGTCTGCCCGCGGCGCTGGTCATTCTGCTGGTGGGCCAGGGGCTGGCGCCGGTGGGGTTGTCGATCTTCGGCCCCAATCCGTTCCCGCTCGCGATCGTCGCGCTCGGCCTGATTTCCTCGGCGTATATCGCGGAGATCTTCCGGTCCGGAATTCAAAGCGTGGGGCGCGGACAACTCTCGGCCTGCCAGGCGCTGGGCATGACGTATTGGAGCAGCATGCGTCACGTCATCGTGCCGCAAGGCATCCGGCGCATTCTGCCCGCGCTCGCCAATCAGTTCATTTCGATCGTCAAGGATTCGAGCCTCGTTTATTTCCTCGGCTTGCTGACCTCGCAGCGCGATCTGTTCACGATCGGGCAGAATACTTCGGTGAATGCCGCCAATCTGTCGCCGCTGGTGGCGGCCGGCGCGGTCTATCTGCTGATCACCGTGCCGTTGACGCACGCGATCAATCACATCGATCGCTGGACCAATCGCTTCGCGAATCCGCGTCAAGGCTCCGCGACCCGCAAGCAACGCAAGGCTCAGGCATCCGCGGCCGAATCAGCCAACGCCAGGACCAACGCCAGCATCGCCGAACAACATCAATAA
- a CDS encoding NAD(P)/FAD-dependent oxidoreductase translates to MGPKVDTVADDTNVPAEVDVVVIGGGIIGVSTALSLSNKGLRVALCEKGHIGGEQSSRNWGWVRVTHRDMREFELSIESLKLWRKMDETLGIETGFNQCGILYMTEDDKVMEDHRTWLKHARAMAGDAFDTRQVDSKEVAGLLPGATKTFKGGLYTAGDGRAEPQKAAPAMANALRKRGVKILTPCAARGIETSGGRVSAVVTEHGTIRCQSVVVAGGAWSRLFCGNLDVDLPQLLVRASVLRTEPIEGGPTCSASNKQFAFRKRADGGYTVAYGFRTYSDLTPDSFRLFFKYIEALKSQLGSLRIGIGARFFEELRRPRHWALDQPTVFEQARTLDPEPIPAYVDGGLHEFIKVFPQLSDARIAQRWAGYMDVTPDAIPVISGVDAVPGLFIGTGFSGHGFGIGPAAGQLMADLVTNDTPLVNPHAFRLNRFSDGTKIVIDAGF, encoded by the coding sequence ATGGGACCAAAAGTCGACACCGTCGCCGACGACACGAACGTACCCGCAGAAGTGGATGTCGTCGTGATCGGCGGCGGGATTATCGGCGTAAGCACCGCGCTGTCTCTCAGCAATAAGGGCTTGCGCGTGGCGCTCTGCGAGAAAGGTCATATCGGGGGCGAGCAGTCCAGCCGCAACTGGGGATGGGTGCGCGTCACGCACCGCGACATGCGCGAGTTCGAGCTGAGTATCGAAAGCCTGAAGCTATGGCGCAAGATGGACGAAACGCTCGGCATCGAAACCGGCTTCAATCAGTGCGGCATTCTTTACATGACCGAGGACGACAAGGTCATGGAAGACCATCGCACGTGGCTGAAGCATGCCCGCGCCATGGCAGGCGATGCATTCGATACACGCCAGGTCGACTCGAAAGAAGTGGCCGGCTTGCTGCCGGGCGCCACGAAAACATTCAAGGGCGGTTTATATACGGCCGGTGACGGACGCGCCGAGCCGCAAAAAGCCGCGCCCGCGATGGCCAATGCTTTACGCAAACGCGGCGTCAAGATTCTGACGCCCTGCGCCGCGCGCGGCATCGAAACCAGCGGCGGCCGGGTTAGCGCGGTCGTCACCGAGCACGGCACGATTCGTTGTCAAAGCGTCGTGGTGGCCGGTGGCGCGTGGTCGCGGCTCTTCTGCGGCAATCTGGATGTCGACCTGCCCCAATTGCTGGTGCGCGCATCGGTCCTGCGCACCGAGCCGATCGAAGGCGGCCCGACCTGCAGCGCCAGCAACAAGCAGTTCGCGTTTCGCAAGCGCGCGGACGGCGGTTATACCGTGGCATACGGTTTTCGCACCTACAGCGATCTGACGCCCGACAGTTTCCGTCTGTTCTTCAAATACATCGAAGCGTTGAAGAGCCAGTTGGGTTCGCTGCGGATCGGCATCGGCGCGCGCTTCTTCGAAGAATTGCGTCGTCCGCGTCATTGGGCGCTCGATCAGCCTACGGTCTTCGAACAGGCCCGCACGCTCGATCCCGAACCGATCCCCGCTTACGTGGACGGTGGCCTGCATGAGTTCATCAAAGTGTTTCCGCAGCTCAGCGATGCGCGCATCGCGCAGCGTTGGGCAGGCTATATGGATGTCACGCCGGATGCGATTCCCGTGATCTCCGGCGTGGATGCCGTGCCGGGGCTCTTTATCGGCACCGGCTTTTCAGGCCACGGATTCGGCATTGGCCCAGCAGCCGGCCAACTGATGGCGGACCTCGTCACCAACGACACGCCGCTCGTCAATCCTCACGCATTCCGTCTGAACCGCTTCAGCGACGGCACGAAAATCGTGATCGACGCGGGCTTCTAG
- a CDS encoding FliI/YscN family ATPase — MKSSGTGWPTFASAPELRGRVVEARGVIARVVGVSLRIGEKVRLVRPDTLEAQYGEVVGFAHDGALVMPLAGLAGLSDITEVQGCGAAWGSVDAAGLLGRVVDGLGNPLDGGPLPPQRDIARGSAGSAGSAGSAGGEITLNPLERPVITTPFATGVRAIDGLLTCGIGQRTGIFAPAGGGKSTIMGMIANGASTDAIVVALIGERGREVGEFIHDHLAHRRASTVVIAATSDRPAAERIKAAELASQVAVGLRASGRNVLLLFDSLTRYARALRELGLAVGEPPLRGGFPPSVFARLPKLIETAGVTAQGSITGFYTVLADESDLSDPVAEEARSLLDGHIQLSSKLGASGHYPAIDILRSRSRLMNRVADRTQLADANGVRDWLARYEEIEMLLQIGEYERGHDADTDLAIERRPAIQQFLRQPYDRSSEWDETRALLHALRAGGRAV; from the coding sequence ATGAAGTCGTCGGGAACGGGCTGGCCCACGTTTGCGTCCGCGCCCGAGTTGCGCGGCCGGGTGGTCGAAGCGCGCGGCGTGATTGCGCGGGTGGTGGGCGTGTCGTTGCGAATCGGCGAGAAGGTGCGGCTGGTGCGACCGGATACGCTCGAGGCGCAGTACGGCGAAGTCGTCGGCTTCGCGCATGACGGCGCACTGGTGATGCCGCTGGCCGGACTCGCCGGGCTGTCGGATATCACCGAGGTGCAGGGCTGCGGCGCGGCGTGGGGCAGCGTCGACGCGGCGGGTTTGCTCGGGCGTGTGGTGGACGGTCTCGGCAATCCGCTCGACGGTGGACCGCTGCCGCCGCAACGGGACATCGCGCGAGGTTCGGCGGGCTCAGCGGGCTCTGCCGGCTCGGCTGGCGGTGAGATCACGCTCAATCCGCTGGAGCGCCCGGTGATCACGACCCCGTTCGCCACTGGCGTGCGCGCGATCGACGGCCTGCTGACCTGTGGCATCGGCCAGCGCACGGGCATCTTCGCGCCGGCCGGCGGCGGCAAGAGCACGATCATGGGGATGATCGCGAACGGCGCGTCGACCGATGCGATCGTGGTCGCGTTGATCGGCGAGCGGGGTCGCGAGGTGGGCGAATTCATTCATGATCATCTCGCCCACCGGCGCGCGTCGACCGTCGTGATCGCGGCGACGTCCGACCGTCCCGCGGCGGAGCGGATCAAGGCGGCGGAACTCGCGTCGCAGGTCGCGGTGGGATTGCGCGCGAGCGGCCGCAACGTGTTACTGCTATTCGATTCGCTGACACGCTACGCGCGCGCGTTGCGCGAACTGGGTCTCGCGGTCGGCGAGCCGCCGCTGCGAGGCGGCTTTCCGCCGAGCGTGTTCGCGCGTTTGCCGAAACTGATCGAAACCGCCGGCGTGACCGCGCAAGGCAGCATCACAGGTTTCTACACCGTGCTCGCCGATGAATCCGATCTGTCGGACCCGGTCGCGGAAGAAGCACGCTCGCTGCTGGACGGGCATATCCAGTTGTCGTCGAAACTGGGCGCGTCCGGCCACTATCCGGCGATCGATATCTTGCGTAGCCGCAGCCGGTTGATGAATCGCGTCGCGGACAGGACACAACTCGCCGACGCCAACGGGGTGCGCGATTGGCTCGCGCGTTATGAAGAGATCGAGATGCTGTTGCAGATCGGCGAATACGAGCGAGGGCATGACGCCGACACGGACCTTGCCATCGAGCGGCGTCCCGCGATCCAGCAGTTTTTGCGTCAACCGTACGACCGCAGCAGTGAATGGGACGAGACGCGTGCGCTGCTGCATGCGTTGCGTGCCGGTGGGCGGGCGGTGTGA